One stretch of Streptomyces sp. NBC_01363 DNA includes these proteins:
- a CDS encoding GNAT family N-acetyltransferase yields MPSSLPRPIAELPVRRLTPGDLVACADLCEDRGWPRDEHRWGLLLAAGTGYGVDDPGGKGLMASCVVTSYGPRLAAIGMLLVAERYARQGIARHLMNHVIAESGGTPLSLYATAAGQPLYEQIGFSVVGRSQRVTGSFRPADDRSSAVAVRPATAEDLRAMIRLDSDVFGTDRTHVLARLPAYADHIRVAQDEGRLIGYAAVWPSERTHVVGPLIARDTATAQALVASLAEATDLPLRVDVDARHTELLDWFEKCGLRPGASTTVMTLGASDLPGDWTRRYAPLTVATG; encoded by the coding sequence ATGCCCAGCTCACTGCCCCGTCCGATCGCCGAACTGCCTGTCCGGCGCCTCACCCCGGGTGACCTGGTCGCCTGCGCCGATCTCTGCGAAGACCGTGGCTGGCCACGCGATGAGCACAGGTGGGGCCTGCTTCTCGCCGCCGGAACCGGCTACGGCGTGGACGACCCCGGGGGCAAGGGGCTGATGGCCAGTTGCGTGGTGACGTCCTACGGCCCACGGCTGGCCGCCATAGGCATGCTGCTCGTCGCGGAGCGATACGCGCGGCAGGGCATCGCGCGGCATCTGATGAACCACGTGATCGCCGAGTCCGGAGGCACACCGCTCAGCCTCTACGCGACAGCCGCGGGGCAACCGCTCTACGAGCAGATCGGCTTCTCGGTCGTGGGCCGCTCCCAGCGGGTCACCGGCTCCTTCCGGCCGGCCGACGACAGGTCCTCCGCCGTGGCCGTCCGCCCGGCCACGGCGGAGGACCTGCGCGCCATGATCCGGCTGGACTCGGACGTCTTCGGTACCGACCGGACCCATGTCCTCGCCCGGCTGCCCGCGTACGCCGACCACATCCGGGTCGCACAGGACGAAGGACGTCTGATCGGTTACGCGGCGGTGTGGCCGAGCGAACGGACACATGTGGTCGGTCCGCTGATCGCACGCGACACCGCCACGGCTCAGGCGCTCGTCGCCTCTCTCGCGGAGGCGACGGATCTGCCCCTGCGCGTGGACGTCGACGCGCGCCATACCGAGCTGCTCGACTGGTTCGAGAAGTGCGGTCTGCGGCCCGGCGCCTCGACCACGGTGATGACGCTCGGGGCCTCGGACCTGCCGGGCGACTGGACCCGTCGCTACGCCCCGCTGACCGTGGCGACAGGCTGA
- a CDS encoding heme-binding protein: MSTTIVAVAPLTTPDAEALIDAARTAAEAAGVAVAVTVLDAGGHLLAFRRDDRAVLIAGETSTRKAYTALQLNAPTADLVDAVQPGGPFHTLPTALDRPLLFIAGGVPVHRGGRLIGAIGVGGGAPDQDHGFATAAVRDLA; the protein is encoded by the coding sequence ATGAGCACCACCATCGTCGCCGTCGCCCCGCTGACGACCCCGGACGCCGAAGCACTGATCGACGCGGCCCGGACCGCCGCCGAGGCCGCCGGCGTCGCGGTCGCCGTCACCGTCCTCGACGCGGGTGGCCACCTGCTGGCCTTCCGGCGGGACGACCGGGCCGTCCTCATCGCCGGCGAGACCAGCACCCGCAAGGCGTACACGGCCCTCCAGCTCAACGCCCCCACGGCCGACCTCGTCGACGCGGTCCAGCCCGGCGGGCCCTTCCACACACTGCCCACCGCCCTCGACCGGCCGCTGCTCTTCATCGCCGGCGGCGTTCCGGTGCACCGCGGCGGTCGGCTCATCGGTGCCATCGGCGTCGGCGGAGGTGCTCCCGACCAGGATCACGGCTTCGCGACGGCCGCCGTGAGGGATCTCGCCTGA
- a CDS encoding MFS transporter, translating into MPLALLALAIGAFGIGTTEFVIMGLLPEVAADFQVSIPTAGFLVTGYALGVVLGAPVMTALGTRVTRKRMLMLLMGLFVVGNAVSAVAPVFGVMVVGRVIASLAHGAFFGIGTVVAADLVAPRKKAGAIAMMFTGLTVANVVGVPLGTYIGQSVGWRTTFFAVAAIGVIGLLGVARLVPEQPRNEGVRLRDELAAFRNVQVLLAMAMTVLGFGGVFAAITYITPMMTEIAGYSTSSVTWLLVLLGLGMVGGNLIGGKFADRRLMPLLYVSLGALSVVLALFTLTAHNKIASAVTIVLIGGLGFATVPPLQKRVLDQAADAPTLASAANIGAFNLGNALSAWLGGIAIAAGLGYTAPNWVGAALAASALALAIVSGVLERRTVTPSRLVARHSPEPALAPASRS; encoded by the coding sequence ATGCCGCTCGCGCTCCTAGCCCTCGCCATCGGGGCTTTCGGTATCGGGACCACCGAGTTCGTGATCATGGGGTTGCTCCCCGAGGTTGCTGCGGACTTCCAGGTCTCGATCCCGACCGCGGGATTCCTCGTCACGGGATACGCCCTCGGCGTCGTCCTCGGTGCCCCGGTGATGACGGCCCTCGGCACCCGGGTCACCCGCAAACGCATGCTGATGCTGCTCATGGGGCTGTTCGTGGTGGGCAACGCCGTCTCCGCGGTCGCCCCGGTCTTCGGTGTGATGGTCGTCGGCCGGGTGATCGCCTCACTCGCCCACGGCGCCTTCTTCGGCATCGGAACGGTCGTCGCGGCCGACCTGGTCGCTCCCCGGAAGAAGGCCGGCGCGATCGCCATGATGTTCACCGGCCTCACCGTGGCCAATGTCGTCGGGGTACCGCTGGGCACCTACATCGGACAGAGTGTCGGCTGGCGGACCACGTTCTTCGCCGTTGCCGCGATCGGCGTCATCGGTCTTCTCGGCGTCGCCAGGCTCGTCCCCGAACAGCCGCGGAACGAGGGCGTACGGCTCCGCGACGAACTGGCCGCGTTCCGCAATGTGCAGGTCCTGCTCGCCATGGCGATGACCGTGCTGGGCTTCGGCGGGGTCTTCGCCGCGATCACCTACATCACCCCGATGATGACCGAGATCGCCGGATACTCCACGTCGTCCGTCACCTGGCTGCTGGTTCTGCTCGGACTGGGCATGGTGGGCGGCAATCTGATCGGCGGCAAGTTCGCCGACCGTCGTCTGATGCCCCTGCTGTACGTGTCGCTGGGCGCGCTCTCCGTGGTGCTTGCCCTGTTCACCCTGACCGCTCACAACAAGATCGCCTCGGCCGTCACCATCGTGCTGATCGGCGGCCTGGGCTTCGCGACCGTACCGCCGCTGCAGAAGCGGGTGCTCGATCAGGCGGCCGATGCTCCGACCCTCGCCTCCGCGGCCAACATCGGTGCCTTCAACCTCGGCAACGCGCTCTCGGCGTGGCTCGGTGGCATCGCCATCGCGGCAGGCCTCGGCTACACCGCTCCCAACTGGGTCGGCGCAGCTCTGGCAGCCTCCGCCCTGGCCCTCGCGATCGTCTCCGGTGTGCTGGAACGCCGCACGGTCACGCCCAGCCGACTGGTCGCCCGGCACAGCCCCGAGCCGGCGCTGGCCCCCGCGTCCCGGAGCTGA
- a CDS encoding MarR family winged helix-turn-helix transcriptional regulator, which produces MTATDPALTALSQGWCALSLLHGKIEARIERALQSGHGLSVREFSLLGVLSRQHNGPGGHLQMKQVADAVVLSQSATTRLVTRLEDRGLLTRYLCDTDRRGIYTDVTEAGLALLAEARPTNDSALRAALDEAAKSPELAPLVRAVEELKAPVQIA; this is translated from the coding sequence ATGACAGCGACAGACCCCGCACTGACCGCCCTCTCCCAGGGCTGGTGCGCTCTCTCCTTGCTCCACGGAAAGATCGAGGCCCGTATCGAGCGGGCGCTGCAGTCCGGGCACGGGCTCAGCGTGCGGGAGTTCTCCCTGCTCGGCGTCCTGAGCAGACAGCACAACGGCCCCGGTGGGCATCTCCAGATGAAGCAGGTCGCGGACGCCGTCGTGCTCAGCCAGAGCGCCACCACCCGCCTGGTCACCCGCCTGGAGGACCGCGGACTGCTGACGCGGTATCTCTGCGACACCGATCGCCGCGGCATCTACACCGATGTCACCGAGGCCGGCCTCGCCCTGCTCGCCGAGGCCCGGCCGACCAATGACAGCGCGCTGCGTGCCGCGTTGGACGAAGCCGCGAAGAGCCCCGAACTGGCTCCGCTGGTCAGGGCGGTCGAGGAGCTGAAGGCCCCCGTGCAGATCGCGTGA
- a CDS encoding GNAT family N-acetyltransferase → MSDLEIRPAALDDIPAIVAMLADDPLGAQRESPDDLTPYHAAFRRLVDDPNQHLVVAVREGRVVGTLQLTVIPGLSRRGSTRSVIEGVRIHADERGSGLGTLLIEWAVDESRRQDCQLVQLTSDATRTDAHRFYERLGFTASHVGFKLAL, encoded by the coding sequence ATGAGCGATCTCGAAATACGTCCGGCTGCCCTCGACGACATCCCCGCGATCGTGGCCATGCTCGCCGACGATCCGCTGGGTGCACAGCGTGAGTCGCCGGATGACCTCACCCCGTACCACGCCGCGTTCCGGCGGCTGGTGGACGATCCGAACCAGCATCTGGTTGTCGCGGTGCGCGAGGGCCGCGTCGTCGGAACCCTTCAGCTGACCGTGATTCCCGGGCTTTCCCGGCGCGGCTCGACCCGCTCGGTCATCGAGGGCGTACGCATCCACGCCGACGAGCGCGGCAGCGGCCTCGGCACCCTGCTTATCGAGTGGGCCGTGGACGAATCCCGGCGCCAGGACTGCCAGTTGGTCCAGCTGACGTCCGATGCGACCCGGACCGATGCCCACCGTTTCTACGAGCGGCTCGGATTCACCGCCAGCCATGTGGGCTTCAAGCTCGCGCTCTGA